From Arachis stenosperma cultivar V10309 chromosome 2, arast.V10309.gnm1.PFL2, whole genome shotgun sequence, one genomic window encodes:
- the LOC130961467 gene encoding pectinesterase 2-like has translation MATSKLLLATLVISVPFLFCSIAYGYSLKDIKSWCSQTPYPGPCEYYLSNHAYNKPIKNKSDFLKVSLQLAMERAQKGHENTISLGPKCRNAHEKAAWNDCIKLYEYTINKLNKTMDPKTKCDQVDAQTWLSTALTNLETCKAGFYDLGVQDYVLPLLSNNNVSCLLSNTLSLNKVAFQPPSYKDGFPTWVKPGDRKLLQSSSAASKANVVVAKDGSGKYTTVSAAVNAAPSGSSRYVIYVKAGVYNEQVQVKAKNIMLVGDGIGKTVITGSKSVGGGSTTFSSATVAITGDGFIAQDITFRNTAGAANHQAVALRSGSDLSVFYRCGFEGYQDTLYVYSDRQFYRECDIYGTVDFIFGNAATVLQNCNIYARNPPQKTITVTAQGRTDPNQNTGIIIHNSKITAASGLNPSSVKSYLGRPWKQYSRTVVMKTYLDSLINPAGWLEWSGNFALSTLYYAEYANTGPGSSTSNRVSWKGYHVLTSASQASPFTVGNFLAGNSWLPSTGVPFTSGL, from the exons ATGGCAACATCTAAGTTGCTATTAGCAACACTTGTAATAAGTGTACCTTTCCTATTTTGTTCTATAGCATATGGTTACTCATTGAAAGACATAAAATCATGGTGTAGCCAAACACCTTACCCTGGACCATGTGAGTACTATTTGAGCAACCATGCATACAACAAACCCATAAAGAACAAATCGGATTTCCTCAAAGTGTCACTACAATTAGCCATGGAGAGAGCACAAAAGGGTCATGAGAACACAATCTCACTTGGCCCTAAGTGTagaaatgcacatgaaaaagcTGCTTGGAATGATTGCATTAAACTCTATGAGTACACAATCAACAAGCTCAACAAAACCATGGATCCTAAAACAAAGTGTGACCAAGTTGATGCACAAACTTGGCTCAGCACTGCCCTAACAAATCTTGAGACATGCAAAGCCGGTTTCTACGACCTAGGAGTACAAGATTACGTGCTACCATTGTTGTCCAACAACAATGTTTCGTGTTTGCTAAGCAACACGCTGTCCTTGAACAAGGTGGCTTTTCAACCACCAAGTTACAAAGATGGTTTCCCAACATGGGTCAAGCCGGGTGACCGGAAACTTTTGCAGTCGTCTTCGGCGGCTTCTAAGGCTAATGTGGTGGTGGCCAAAGATGGGTCTGGAAAATACACCACCGTTAGCGCCGCCGTAAACGCTGCACCAAGTGGCAGCAGTAGGTATGTGATATATGTTAAGGCCGGTGTGTATAATGAACAAGTTCAGGTTAAAGCAAAGAATATTATGTTGGTCGGAGATGGTATCGGAAAAACCGTTATTACCGGTAGCAAGAGCGTCGGAGGGGGAAGCACAACCTTTAGTTCCGCCACTGTTG CCATTACTGGAGATGGATTCATTGCTCAAGATATCACATTCAGAAACACTGCCGGAGCAGCAAATCATCAAGCTGTGGCACTACGTTCTGGATCAGATCTCTCAGTGTTCTACAGATGTGGATTTGAAGGTTATCAAGACACATTATATGTATACTCAGATAGACAATTCTACAGAGAATGTGACATTTATGGAACCGTTGACTTTATCTTTGGTAATGCGGCAACGGTTTTACAAAACTGTAACATTTATGCAAGAAACCCTCCTCAAAAGACAATCACAGTAACTGCTCAAGGTAGAACTGATCCAAACCAAAACACAGGAATCATCATCCATAATTCAAAGATCACAGCTGCCTCAGGCCTAAACCCTAGCTCAGTGAAATCATATCTTGGAAGGCCATGGAAGCAATACTCAAGAACCGTGGTGATGAAGACTTATCTTGATAGTTTGATTAACCCAGCAGGGTGGTTGGAATGGAGTGGTAACTTTGCATTGAGCACTTTGTATTATGCTGAGTATGCAAATACAGGTCCTGGTTCTTCTACTTCAAATAGGGTTTCATGGAAGGGTTACCATGTCCTTACCAGTGCTTCTCAAGCTTCACCTTTCACTGTTGGAAACTTTCTTGCTGGAAATTCATGGTTGCCAAGCACCGGAGTCCCTTTCACCTCTGGT